Within the Mucilaginibacter sp. CSA2-8R genome, the region CGGATGAGTGGTGGGACAGTGTTTTATCGTTAAACCTGGATGCACCCTTTATATTGGCACGCGAGTTAGGCAAACATATGATTGAACGCGGCAGCGGCAGAGTGATTTTCACTTGTTCTTTACTAAGTTTTCAGGGCGGTATTAACGTACCGGGCTATGCAGCCAGCAAAGGCGCTTTAGCCAGTTTGGTTAAAGCTTTATCAAACGAATGGGCTGGCAAAGGCGTTACCGTGAACGGCATTGCACCGGGCTATATTGCAACCGATAATACCGAAGCTTTGCGTAACGATCCGGATCGCAGCAAAAGCATTTTAGACCGTATACCAGCCGGACGCTGGGGCGAACCTGAAGATTTTAAAGGCCCTGCAGTATTTTTAGCATCAGATGCAGGGAATTATGTAACCGGCCATTTACTCACCGTTGACGGTGGATGGATGGGCAGATAAGTTAATCACAGCAACAACTACTTTACAACATGGAAATAAGATTTGAACATAGTAAAAAAGAAGTAAGCCGCATGACAACCGAAGAGCTTCGCGAAGCTTTTTTGGTAGAAAACCTGATGCAGGCTGATAAACTAACTACCGTTTACTCGCATTACGACCGTACCATTGTTGGCGGTGTAAAACCGGTAAACAGCGAGGTTATGCTTGACAATCATCCGGAATTAAGAGCCGAATACTTTTTAGAGCGCCGGGAGATCGGCATCATCAACGTTGGCGGTAACGGCGTTGTAGTGGCCGACGGGCAAACTTACGAACTGGACAAGTTAAGCTGCCTGTACGTTGGTAAAGGCACTAAAGAGGTAAGCTTTAAAAGCACGGATGCTGAAAACCCAGCGGTTTATTACCTGCTGAGCAACCCGGCACATGCCAACTACCCTAACCGCTTAATGACTAAGGAAGAAGCTTCTCCGGTTCAGTTGGGAGAAGTTACTACCTCTAACAAGCGTACCATTTACAAATACATCCATTTGGATGGTATACGTAGCTGCCAGTTGGTAATGGGACTGACTGTACTGGAAACCGGTAGCGTATGGAATTCGATTCCGCCGCATACACATACGCGCCGTACCGAGGTTTATTTTTATTTTGATTTGCCCGATACGCAACGCCTTTTCCATTTTATGGGCGAGCCACAGGCTACCAAAAGCATTGTAATGCAAAACCATGATGCAGTTATTTCTCCACCATGGTCGGTACATTTTGGCTGCGGAACCAGCAATTATGCCTTTATATGGGGCATGGCCGGCGAAAACCAAGTGTACACCGATATGGACCCATTAGCTGTGATAGACGTTAAATAACCTACTTAGCATCATTTAAAAAATACAATAATAAAAGAGCGGATTACCTCATCGGTAAATCCGCTCTTTTATTATTTAACTAAGCCGGCTTATTAATTAGTGCCCGCAGTAGTTTTAGGTGCCTCTTTACGAGGCAGCATATCCTGGCGCTGAGCCGTATTATACACAAACGACGCAACGATGGTAGCAGCTTGCTTTAAATCATCCTCCACTAAGCGGTCGTAAGTATCCTGGTTGCTGTGGTGAGTACGGGTATTGTAATCCATACCATCCTGTATAAACTGGAAGCCAGGGATATTAACTGCATCAAACGACTGATGGTCGGTACCACCTGTATTGCTGATGGTTACTGTTGTTGCTCCTAAATCTTTGAATGGCTCTAACCAGCTTTTAAATATTGGGCCAACGGCAGCGTTACCTTGCAAATATACACCACGTATTTTACCGGTTCCATTATCCAGGTTGTAGTAAGCCGACACTTTGCTTTGTTCTGCCTTCAGGCTATCGCGCTTACCAAAATGTGCGGCTACATAACCTCTGGAGCCAAATAAACCTTGCTCTTCAGAGCTCCATAAAGCCACACGAATAGTACGCTTAGGTTTAAAACCAATGGTTTTCAAAATACGCATCGCTTCCATCATCACGGCGCTACCAGCGGCGTTATCGGTTGCTCCTGTACCTGCATGCCACGAGTCAAAGTGCCCGCCAATCATTACTACCTGGTCTTTCAATTTTTTATCAGTGCCCGGCAGTTCGGCAATTACATTATAGCCTTTCAAATCATCAGTAAAAAACTGGGTTTGCACATCGGCCTCCATCTGTACTTTTTGACCGGCACGGAGTAAGCGTACAATGCGTAAATAATCTTCGCCGCTGGTCTCTAACTCAGGCAAAGCTGCCTTAGCAGTATCTGCGTACGAGGCACCGTTGGTAGTAAACACAGTTCCATCTGTACCACGGCCCTGGCTTAATATCAAAGCCACACCTTCCTGCTGCATAAAATTGTTTAATGCACCACGCATAGCCATTGTTTTACGGCGCGCAGCCATCATAGCGGCAAAACGCGGGTCACCGGCATCCGGGCGGCCACGACCACCAGCCGGCTGGGCGGTAGCATTAGCCATTTTATCTAACTCTTCGTCGGTGTAACGCGACAGATCAGGATTTTTACTGCGCACCAAAGGGGTAGCCATATCCATCACTACAATTTTACCGGTGAGCTGGCCTTTGTACTTACTTAAATCAGTCAAGGTATCAACCTTTACCAATACCACATCACTTTTTATAGCGCCTTTAGTACTACTGGTCCAAGCCTTAGGTATTGCAATAATCGCATGGTAATACGGAACAGTGATGGCTGCATAATTTTTGTTTACCTGCCAGCCTTTACCAAATTTACCCCAAGGCTCCAGCTTAGCATTAACCAAACCGTAACTTTTTAACTCGTTAGCGGCCCAGTTCTGCGCCTTTTTCAAACCCGGCGAACCCGATAAACGCGGACCGGCCACATCGGTTAAGTAAAAAGCCGTTTTCATTACCTGCGAATGGTTCAATCCTTCTTCGCGGATTTTTTGGGTTGCAGCCTGATCAATAGCTTCCTGAGCATTAGCTACCAAACTGACACCTGCTGTTAACAGTGAAAAGAGTAAAGTTTTTTTCATATCACGATATAGTTTGTAATCATATACTACAAACCTATTCAATCAAACAGCAAAAACAGGTAACAATTAACCAAAATCTTTGTTACAATTCGCCTAAAAATAAGATTAACAGACGAAAACTTGCTTTTTATAAGAATTTACGATGATATAAAAGGAAAATTAGCGTTCAAAATCAGTTAACCAGCAACTTATACCCCCGCCCATGAACATTGATGATCTCCACATGCGGATCGTCTTTTAAATACTTGCGAATTTTACTTAAAAATACATCCATACTCCGACCGTTAAAATAATTATCGTCGTTCCAGATATTCAGTAATGCTTCTTCGCGGGTGAGCACCTGGTTTTTGTGTATGCAAAGCAGCCGAAGCAGGGCTGCTTCTTTGGTTGATAATTTCTGTTGCCCACCGTCGGAGTTAATGATCTGCGAAGTGAAATCGAAATCGTATTTGCCGATTTTAAAATGAGTAGGCACTTCCTCGGCTTTAGGAGCATCATTTGCTGCACGCTTAAGTAAGGCATTAATGCGCAGCAACAACTCTTCAATGCGGAAAGGCTTGGTGATATAGTCATCCCCGCCCAAATTAAAGGCTTGGGTTTTATCCTCAATCATGCCCTTGGCAGTGGCAAAGATGATTGGCACATGCTGGTTTATTTTACGAATTTCTTTGCCGAGAGTAAAGCCATCCTTTTTAGGCATCATAACGTCCAGTATCAGCAAATCAAAATTACCTTTGGTAAATTCTTTAAGCCCGGCATCCCCGTCTTTACATAACACTACATGAAACTTACCTTTCAACTGCAAATAGTCCTGCAATAAAGCGCCAAGGTTGGTATCGTCTTCTACTAATAGTATTGTCTTCATGCAGTTACGTTAAATTTAAGTTCAAACTCCGAGCCTTTTTCTTTTTCTGAGCGTACACTAATCATGCCCTCCAGGCGCTTTACAATAGTATTTACATAGCTCAGCCCTAAACCAAAGCCTTTTACATCGTGCAGGTTGCCGGTAGGTACCCGGTAAAACTGCTCAAATATTTTGGTTTGCTGGTCGCGGCTCATACCAATACCCTTATCGGCTACCCTGATAATTAACTGGTTGCCCTTATTTAGAGTACTAATGGTTAACTGCGGCTCTTCGCGGCTATATTTAATTGCATTATCAACCAGGTTGTAAATAACGTTCGCAAAGTGAAGCTCATCAGCCTCTATTACCGAATCGTCGGCATTGAGATGCATATCTACCTTAGCATTGCTTTTTTGGAGTTTAAGCTGCATGCTATCCACTACATCGGCAATTAATTCGTTTACTTCCACTGGTTTCTTGTCCAATTTAAAGTCGTTTTTCTCAATACGGGCTATATTTAGCACCCGTTCAATGTGACTGCCTAAACGCTCGTTTTCCTCATAAATAATATCGGCCAGCCGGGCAACACGAGATTTATCTTGGGCAATCTCCTGGTCTTTGAGCGCCTCGCTGGCAATCATGATGGTTGATACCGGGGTTTTAAACTCGTGGGTCATGTTGTTGATGAAGTCGGTTTTCATTTCCGAAATTTTTTTCTGACGCAGGATGGTAAAGATGGTATAACCAAAACAGAAAATTAACACCAGTAACAAGCCGCCGCTAATAGCCAGCAAATAAGTCATGGTATTTAAAATATGCGAGTTTTTACCCGGAAACAGCAACATGATTTTACCCGGATCATTAATCACATCTTTAGCAAAAATGGGGGTTTGATATGTGTCGTTCGCATTAAATACAGGCTTCTCGCCTTCCAGTCCGTAAGCCTTTGAAAATATAACTGAGTCGTTACTGGCCGTGCTTACCTCGTAACTAAAGGGCAAGTTAATGCCTTTGTTACGCATTTCTAAACGCAACAGTGAGTCAATCCATAACGGGTTAATACGATCTTTTAATGGCTGATCAACTTTTTTATATTCCTCCACTAAGTTTTGCATCACCGTTACATTGCTGCTTTTAATCTGTGCTACAGAATCGTTGCGCAATAACTGCCTGATTTCATTGATGCGTTTTTCTTTAAGCTGTCGGTTATGTTCACGCTGCCAAATAGGATTAAGGCGCGGCACGCCCACCATTTGCCGGCCAAACTGCGGATCGCTGTAATAAAAATAAGTGGTATCGTATTTATGTATTTTTTTGCTGCGTTTGCTATTTGCCGGAATGTTAGTAATCTCGACCGGTATTTGTCGTTGATGAATGTTTCCCTGGTCGTCCATGTATTCTTCAACATGGATGCGCACATTTACCATACCTTCCTGCGGTTGGCCCAGCAATTCGTCATCAAACTTACTGCGCATCAATATGCGCTGCAGGCTATCGCGCAGCATGGCAATTCGGCGCACATGCCTGGCACGCTCCCTGGCCTCAGCCTCTGAAGCACTCACTACTACTGAGGTAACAGCCTGCTTACGGCTTACTAGTTTAAGCCCGTCAATGTGTATGTCATCTACTTTTTTTTTTAAAAACTGGTTGGCATCCTGGCGGGTAAGTTTAGACACTACATTGCTGAGCGCCTCGCTAACATCACGGTCAAATAGTTCAGATTGCAGTTCGTACGACTGGCGCAGAAAATAGTATTGCATGGCCATTACTCCTAACAGGGCAAAACCCATCAGGCCAATAATTAATCCTATGTTCTTTTTCTTCATTACTAAAACAAAAATAAGCTAATTAGGGCTCTGCTTATTCATTTTAACAATTTTTAACAATCAACCCTAAACATTTGATTATGAATTATTTTAGATTTGTAATACTCCGTTAAATCCTACTTTAATCATGAAAAAAAATTTATTTAAACCCGGCTTCGAATTTATTTTTTCGGCGCTGATTATAGCGGCACTGGCACTACCCCAACTATTGTTTGCACAAAAAGAACGCAAAACAAACAAGGATGTCAGGATACTGATACGCGACAAAGACACTACTTACAACGGCAAAAATCTGAAGGACCTCAGCCCCGATCAAAAGCAGGAAGCACTGGCCGAAATTAATAAGATAGGCAAAAATGCCCCCGAAGGGCGCATAGCTATGAATTTTAGAGTACGCCGTCGCAATGGCTCGGATAGTTTAATTATTGATTCAATGCATACCTTTTCGCGCTTGGCACCAAGGGTCAGAACCTTGCGCAGGCGTAGCCCGGAAGAACAATCACTATCGCGCTCTTTTGAATTTAAAATGGATACCCCGGACGATGACAACGACA harbors:
- the kduI gene encoding 5-dehydro-4-deoxy-D-glucuronate isomerase, producing MEIRFEHSKKEVSRMTTEELREAFLVENLMQADKLTTVYSHYDRTIVGGVKPVNSEVMLDNHPELRAEYFLERREIGIINVGGNGVVVADGQTYELDKLSCLYVGKGTKEVSFKSTDAENPAVYYLLSNPAHANYPNRLMTKEEASPVQLGEVTTSNKRTIYKYIHLDGIRSCQLVMGLTVLETGSVWNSIPPHTHTRRTEVYFYFDLPDTQRLFHFMGEPQATKSIVMQNHDAVISPPWSVHFGCGTSNYAFIWGMAGENQVYTDMDPLAVIDVK
- a CDS encoding SDR family oxidoreductase; amino-acid sequence: MSNPSNLFNLSGKTALVTGGNKGIGKGMALGLAEAGADIIVVSGSVALEGSDVEREVKALGRNFKAYQANLGSREGLYSFVNQLLAENPQIDILVNNAGTIMRKPAAEHPDEWWDSVLSLNLDAPFILARELGKHMIERGSGRVIFTCSLLSFQGGINVPGYAASKGALASLVKALSNEWAGKGVTVNGIAPGYIATDNTEALRNDPDRSKSILDRIPAGRWGEPEDFKGPAVFLASDAGNYVTGHLLTVDGGWMGR
- a CDS encoding HAMP domain-containing sensor histidine kinase — encoded protein: MKKKNIGLIIGLMGFALLGVMAMQYYFLRQSYELQSELFDRDVSEALSNVVSKLTRQDANQFLKKKVDDIHIDGLKLVSRKQAVTSVVVSASEAEARERARHVRRIAMLRDSLQRILMRSKFDDELLGQPQEGMVNVRIHVEEYMDDQGNIHQRQIPVEITNIPANSKRSKKIHKYDTTYFYYSDPQFGRQMVGVPRLNPIWQREHNRQLKEKRINEIRQLLRNDSVAQIKSSNVTVMQNLVEEYKKVDQPLKDRINPLWIDSLLRLEMRNKGINLPFSYEVSTASNDSVIFSKAYGLEGEKPVFNANDTYQTPIFAKDVINDPGKIMLLFPGKNSHILNTMTYLLAISGGLLLVLIFCFGYTIFTILRQKKISEMKTDFINNMTHEFKTPVSTIMIASEALKDQEIAQDKSRVARLADIIYEENERLGSHIERVLNIARIEKNDFKLDKKPVEVNELIADVVDSMQLKLQKSNAKVDMHLNADDSVIEADELHFANVIYNLVDNAIKYSREEPQLTISTLNKGNQLIIRVADKGIGMSRDQQTKIFEQFYRVPTGNLHDVKGFGLGLSYVNTIVKRLEGMISVRSEKEKGSEFELKFNVTA
- a CDS encoding M20/M25/M40 family metallo-hydrolase; this translates as MKKTLLFSLLTAGVSLVANAQEAIDQAATQKIREEGLNHSQVMKTAFYLTDVAGPRLSGSPGLKKAQNWAANELKSYGLVNAKLEPWGKFGKGWQVNKNYAAITVPYYHAIIAIPKAWTSSTKGAIKSDVVLVKVDTLTDLSKYKGQLTGKIVVMDMATPLVRSKNPDLSRYTDEELDKMANATAQPAGGRGRPDAGDPRFAAMMAARRKTMAMRGALNNFMQQEGVALILSQGRGTDGTVFTTNGASYADTAKAALPELETSGEDYLRIVRLLRAGQKVQMEADVQTQFFTDDLKGYNVIAELPGTDKKLKDQVVMIGGHFDSWHAGTGATDNAAGSAVMMEAMRILKTIGFKPKRTIRVALWSSEEQGLFGSRGYVAAHFGKRDSLKAEQSKVSAYYNLDNGTGKIRGVYLQGNAAVGPIFKSWLEPFKDLGATTVTISNTGGTDHQSFDAVNIPGFQFIQDGMDYNTRTHHSNQDTYDRLVEDDLKQAATIVASFVYNTAQRQDMLPRKEAPKTTAGTN
- a CDS encoding response regulator transcription factor, with translation MKTILLVEDDTNLGALLQDYLQLKGKFHVVLCKDGDAGLKEFTKGNFDLLILDVMMPKKDGFTLGKEIRKINQHVPIIFATAKGMIEDKTQAFNLGGDDYITKPFRIEELLLRINALLKRAANDAPKAEEVPTHFKIGKYDFDFTSQIINSDGGQQKLSTKEAALLRLLCIHKNQVLTREEALLNIWNDDNYFNGRSMDVFLSKIRKYLKDDPHVEIINVHGRGYKLLVN